Below is a window of Alkalidesulfovibrio alkalitolerans DSM 16529 DNA.
CCCGTTCGCGCGAACCACCTGCTCCTTCCTCCCTTTGCAGGCTCTTGGAAAATCGGATCGATATGAAAACGGTTCCGCGAGACGCGGTTTCGATGAGTAATCGAAGCGCTGTGGGACAATGGGGGAAAAGCGTGCGCACGCACTTCGCACTCGGTACCGTCCTGTTGCTGGTCATCGCCATGCTGACCGGTTGCGAGGGTCACACGAAGGAGTCTCTCAATGCCGAGGGACAGGCTCTGTTCCAGGAAGGGAATTACAACGGAGCCATAATCCACTATCGCAACGCCCTGGAGAAGGACCCCAATTTCGTCGAGGCGCGCTACAATCTGGGCTTGGCATACATCGAGACCGCCAAGTTCGAGCATGCCGAGCGAGAATTCCAGAAAGTGCTGCTGCAAAATCCCTATGACAAACGCGTCAGGCTTCATCTGGGGCGCATCGCCAACCATCAGAACAAGCCGGAAGTCGCGGTGCCGCTGCTCGAAAAGTATCTCGAGGATCATCCGGCCGACGCGACCGCGCTTGAACAGCTTGCCTACTCGGCGACCATCTCGGGCGATCTGGCCAGGGCCAAGACGTATCTGGAAAAGGCCCTTGCCGCCGAGCCGGATCGCATCTCGGCCAAGCTCGCCCTGGTTCATACCTTCATGTCGCAAGGTGACCGGGCGAAAGCGCGCGAGGTGGTGGAGGCCCTGCTGAAGGATCATCCCAACCATCGCGGCGGACTGCACGCCCTGGCTCAGCTCGAAACCCAGGATCGCGATACCGAGGGCATGCTCGACGCTTATACCCGCATCACGTCCATCTATCCCGGCGATCTCTTCGCAAAATATCGTCAGGGCAGCCTGCTGGCGGACAAGGGCGACCTTGAGACCGTGCGCGCCTCCGCCGCCTCCATGGTCAAGGAGTATCCCAACAGGGCCGAGGGACACAGGCTGATGGGGCTCGTGAATTTCAGGGAAGGCAAATACGAGGACGCGATCCTCTCGCTGCAGAAGTCCATCCGCATCCAGCCGGATCTGGAGGCCTTCTACATGCTTGGCATGGCCAACTACCAGGTCGGCAACCTCGAAATGGCCGTTACCCATCTACAGACCGTGCTGGACTACAGCCCGGAATTCACCCAGGCGCGGGCGATGCTCGGCGAGATATTCCTGCGCCAGCGCCGGGCGCCAGAGGCGCTCGCCGCGGCGCAGCGTCTGATCGAGTCGGCGCCCGCGGATTATCGCGGCTACGCCCTGAAGGCCGACGGCCTCATGCTCCGTGGAGAACACAAGGCGGCGGTGATCGAGCTTTCCCGGGCTTCGGAGCTAGCTCCCACCCACTACGGATTGCTGCTCAAGCTGGGTCTTTTGAAGATTTCACAGGGAGACGACGCGGGCGAACAGGATCTGCTGCGCGCCGTGAAGCTCTCGCCCCAGGGCGTGGACGCCAGGCTGGCCCTGCACACGCACTATATACGCAATCGGCGTCATGCAGCCGCCATCGCGGTGCTCGAAGACGGCATCTCGGGCGGGAAGAGCGACGCGGTCCTCTACAACGCGCTGGCCAAGGACGCCCTCGGGCGCCGCGACATGGCGTCGTGCGAGGCGTACCTCGCCAAGGCCAGGGAGGCGAATCCGGAGTTTTTGCAGACCTATTACAACGCGGCCGCCTACCATCTTTCCCAGGGACGTCCCGACGAGACCCTGGCGCAATACGACCAGGTGCTGACCATGCGTCCTGAAGACGTTCGCTCCCTCATCGGCTCCTCGTCGGTACTTGAGATGCAAGGCAAAAAAGACGAGGCCAGGGACCGTCTGGCCAGGGCCAGGGCGACCGGCGATCTCGGCTCCGCGTTGATCCTGGCGGCTTTTCTTCAAAAGCATGGGCAAAGCGACGAGGCCTTGGCGATCCTTGACGAGGAAGCACATACGCGTCCCGGCAATCTCGCCGTGGTCGAAGCCAAGGCCAGATTGCACATGGCCAGGAAGGAAATCGATCGGGCCATGGTCTATTTCGGTCAGTTGGAGACGGCCAACCCATGGGGTGGCACCCTCGAACGGACCAGGGCCTGGATGTCCGTCGGCGAACTCGACAAGGCCGAGGAGAGCGCCCGCAGGCTCATCCAACTCGAACCCAAGCGCGCCGCCTCCTACATTCCCCTGGCCGGAATTCTCGAAGCCCGCCATGACCTGAACGGCGTCGAGGACACCCTGGCCAAGGCCGTGGCGGCCGAGCCTGGAAATACTCAGATCGGCATGGCCATGGGCGAGTTCCATCTGCGCAACAGGCGGCTCGACAAGGCTAATCAGGCCTTCGATGCGGTGCTTGCCGTCGAGCCCGACAATGCGAGCGCTTTGACTGGGAAGGGTATGGTCAGCCAACTGCGGGACGACCGGGACAAGGCCGTGGAATATTATCTCCAGGCAATCCAGGCGAAACCCGATCACGCGCCCGCCCTGAACAACCTGGCGATGCTTTACGCCGAAGACGAGGAGACCAGGCTGATCGCCATGAACCTCGCCATGGCGGCATTCACCCAAGCTGGCAACGATCCGTCCGTGATCGACACGCTGGGCTACGTCCTGATCCGCAACAAAAGGCCCCAGGATGCGTTGCGCGTCCTGGAGCGGGCCAAGGCGCTCGCGCCCGGCAATCCCGTGATCAAGTACCACATCGCCCTGGCATATGCCGAGCTCGACAGACGGCAAGAGGCCGTGGAAATGCTGGAAATCGCTCTTGCGGCAAGCGAATTCGAGGGTCGCGTGAAGGCTGAACAGCTCATGCACACCTTGAGGACGCAGTAGCGAAGAGGGTTTGAGGAGGATCGGCGATGAAGGGAATGATACTGCGCACGTTCGCCCAGGACATCCTGATGGCGCTTTTGGCCCTGGCCTTCGCCATCCATGCGTTCGGCCCGAATCTCGGCGAGACGCTCGGACAGGAGGCTTTTTACGACCAGACTGGCAAGTTTCTGCTCATAACGGTCCTGCCGTCCGTGGTTATCGGAGCGGTTTTCGCCTCGACGAGCAGGTGCCGTGCCTCGGGTGGGCTTTTGTGCTTGTTGACAGCCACCGGCGTCTCCCTGCTCATGTTTTTCGCCCTCGGTTCGGCCTTCGGCCTGCACGGAGAGGAGACGAGCCTGGTGATGTTCGGTCTGGCCGCCTTTGTGGGCATCAAATTCATCGAGTTTCTGTTCAACCGCTTCAGGCATGTCATTCCCGGCATGGTCAAGCGGGTGCTCATCGTCGGCAACGGCCCCCTTGCGGAGCAGATGGGCGACCTGATCGCCGCCAGTGGCGGCAGGTACATCTATCTGGGCCGGGTGGACTGCCCCTCGACACATTGCGACCTGAACGATCCCGCCCATGTCGGCGAGTCCGGACAGGGACCTGCCGGACGGCTGCTGCGTGTGGCCAGGAACTTCATGGCCGACAAGCTCGTCGTCTCGCTCGCCGAACGGCGGGGCTATTTCCCCGTCCAGGAGATGCTGAACTGCAAGCTCTCCGGCATCGAGGTCATGGACGCGCCGTCTTTCTATGAAAAGGTCACGGAGAAGCTGCTCATCGAGAACATCACGCCGAGCTGGTTCATCTTCAGCCACGGCTTCAAGGTGACGTGGCTGCTTCGCGCGTTCAAACGAATCAGCGACGTGCTGCTCTCGCTGACCGGCATCATCGTCTTCCTGCCCGTGCTGCCGCTCGTCGTGCTGGCCATCAAGCTCGACTCGCCCGGCCCGATCCTCTTCCGGCAGACCCGTGTGGGCGAAGGCGATCGCCTTTTCACTATCTACAAGTTCAGGACCATGCGCCAAGACGCCGAATCCAAGACCGGGGCCGTCTGGTCGCAGGTCAATGATCCGCGCATCACTAGGATCGGCAATTTTCTGCGTAAATCCAGGTTGGACGAGATACCCCAACTCTTCAACATCCTGCGCGGCGACATGAGTCTTGTGGGGCCGCGACCCGAGCGTCCGGAGTTCGTGGCCACGCTCAAGGAGCACATTCCATACTATTCCGAGCGTCACTACGTGAAGCCCGGACTGACCGGATGGGCGCAGGTCAGCTATTCCTACGGCTCCTCGGTCGAGGACGCCATCGAGAAGCTTCGCTACGATTTGTATTACATCAAGAACATTTCGTTCATGCTCGATCTGCGGATCATTCTCCGGACGGTCGGTGTCGTGCTGTTCGGGAAAGGAAGATAATCTTTCACGTTCAAATGGGGAGGTACAGGGATGGCTTGGGTTCGCATTGCCTTGTTGGTGGTTGGGCTCGCCGTCGCGTCGTCGAACGCCTTCGCCGAGGGACAAACCTCGGTGGATGACTACATCATCGGCGCGGGCGACGTGCTTCAGGTTATCGTATGGGGCGAGGGCGACCTGAACGCAGGCGCTCTGGTCAGGCCGGACGGCAAGATATCGTTGCCCGGAGCCGGCGAGATTCACGCGGAGGGATTGACGCCGTTGCAACTGCAGCACGAGATCACCTCCCGTCTCGAAAGGCTGGTCAAGGATCCCGTGGTCACGGTGGCCATGTCCCAGATTGTGAACAGCAAGGCCTACATCGTGGGCGGCGGTGTGCCCTCAGGGGTCTACGAACTGCGCCAGAAGACGACCTTGCTGCAACTCATGGCCAATGTCGATCTGACCAGGGCGGACCTGCGCTCCGCCCACATCCTGCGCAACCAGCAGCGTCTGGATACGGACTTTCACGCTCTCTTCCACAAGGGCGACATCACTCAAGACGTGCCGTTGCGCAACAACGACATCATCTTTTTCCCCGCGCTCCCCGAACCCTATGTGTACGTTCTGGGGGCGTTCAACAGTCCTCGGGCGCTGCCCTACCGGGAAGGTCTGACCGTTCTGGACGCCATTCTCGAATGCGGTGGATTCAACAAATTCGCCAACAGGGACAATACCGTCATCGTCCGCCGCGAGAACGACCAGGAAACCCGGATCGAGGTCAGCGCCAGGCGGCTCGTGGAGGGGAAGGATCTGTCGCAGAACGTTTTGCTGCGCCAGGGTGATTACGTCATCGCCAATGAAAGCTTTTTCTAAGCAGGAAGCGCGGGATAGCATATGAACCAGTCACAAATGCAAGAAATCGAACGGTTCGTCCGGCTCATGCTGAGCAGGAAACGGCTGTTCGTCTCCA
It encodes the following:
- a CDS encoding polysaccharide biosynthesis/export family protein — its product is MAWVRIALLVVGLAVASSNAFAEGQTSVDDYIIGAGDVLQVIVWGEGDLNAGALVRPDGKISLPGAGEIHAEGLTPLQLQHEITSRLERLVKDPVVTVAMSQIVNSKAYIVGGGVPSGVYELRQKTTLLQLMANVDLTRADLRSAHILRNQQRLDTDFHALFHKGDITQDVPLRNNDIIFFPALPEPYVYVLGAFNSPRALPYREGLTVLDAILECGGFNKFANRDNTVIVRRENDQETRIEVSARRLVEGKDLSQNVLLRQGDYVIANESFF
- the prsT gene encoding XrtA/PEP-CTERM system TPR-repeat protein PrsT; this encodes MRTHFALGTVLLLVIAMLTGCEGHTKESLNAEGQALFQEGNYNGAIIHYRNALEKDPNFVEARYNLGLAYIETAKFEHAEREFQKVLLQNPYDKRVRLHLGRIANHQNKPEVAVPLLEKYLEDHPADATALEQLAYSATISGDLARAKTYLEKALAAEPDRISAKLALVHTFMSQGDRAKAREVVEALLKDHPNHRGGLHALAQLETQDRDTEGMLDAYTRITSIYPGDLFAKYRQGSLLADKGDLETVRASAASMVKEYPNRAEGHRLMGLVNFREGKYEDAILSLQKSIRIQPDLEAFYMLGMANYQVGNLEMAVTHLQTVLDYSPEFTQARAMLGEIFLRQRRAPEALAAAQRLIESAPADYRGYALKADGLMLRGEHKAAVIELSRASELAPTHYGLLLKLGLLKISQGDDAGEQDLLRAVKLSPQGVDARLALHTHYIRNRRHAAAIAVLEDGISGGKSDAVLYNALAKDALGRRDMASCEAYLAKAREANPEFLQTYYNAAAYHLSQGRPDETLAQYDQVLTMRPEDVRSLIGSSSVLEMQGKKDEARDRLARARATGDLGSALILAAFLQKHGQSDEALAILDEEAHTRPGNLAVVEAKARLHMARKEIDRAMVYFGQLETANPWGGTLERTRAWMSVGELDKAEESARRLIQLEPKRAASYIPLAGILEARHDLNGVEDTLAKAVAAEPGNTQIGMAMGEFHLRNRRLDKANQAFDAVLAVEPDNASALTGKGMVSQLRDDRDKAVEYYLQAIQAKPDHAPALNNLAMLYAEDEETRLIAMNLAMAAFTQAGNDPSVIDTLGYVLIRNKRPQDALRVLERAKALAPGNPVIKYHIALAYAELDRRQEAVEMLEIALAASEFEGRVKAEQLMHTLRTQ
- a CDS encoding TIGR03013 family XrtA/PEP-CTERM system glycosyltransferase, which produces MKGMILRTFAQDILMALLALAFAIHAFGPNLGETLGQEAFYDQTGKFLLITVLPSVVIGAVFASTSRCRASGGLLCLLTATGVSLLMFFALGSAFGLHGEETSLVMFGLAAFVGIKFIEFLFNRFRHVIPGMVKRVLIVGNGPLAEQMGDLIAASGGRYIYLGRVDCPSTHCDLNDPAHVGESGQGPAGRLLRVARNFMADKLVVSLAERRGYFPVQEMLNCKLSGIEVMDAPSFYEKVTEKLLIENITPSWFIFSHGFKVTWLLRAFKRISDVLLSLTGIIVFLPVLPLVVLAIKLDSPGPILFRQTRVGEGDRLFTIYKFRTMRQDAESKTGAVWSQVNDPRITRIGNFLRKSRLDEIPQLFNILRGDMSLVGPRPERPEFVATLKEHIPYYSERHYVKPGLTGWAQVSYSYGSSVEDAIEKLRYDLYYIKNISFMLDLRIILRTVGVVLFGKGR